A part of Aquibium oceanicum genomic DNA contains:
- a CDS encoding mandelate racemase/muconate lactonizing enzyme family protein has protein sequence MRIKDVQAWWVRIPIETAKQHRSDFGRLTTFDSAILRIETDDGLVGWGEGKNAAGSAGEYAALVHLLNNEVGPKLIGRDAGDITGTWEMLYNGARHESAAAAGHAMPGLSRRGLTVAAISAVDIALWDILGKSLGQPVWQLLGGRKADRLPAYASGGWAPADAIGDQLRSYISSGGFKAVKMRVGAMDGAPHVSATRVKAAREALGPDVEIMVDAHGTYTVGDAKRFMHLAEDCDLAWFEEPVIADDKPGMAEVRAASTIPIAAGESETTRFAFRDLAVHGAVDIFQPDPAFCGGITEAMRIGAIASAFNLRFAPHLWAGAPCFFAGLHICAASPASFIIEFSLGANPMIHDLVEEEVAARDGMVEIPDRPGLGFTISEKFLEAHIHRA, from the coding sequence ATGCGCATCAAAGACGTCCAGGCATGGTGGGTGCGAATACCCATCGAAACGGCGAAACAGCACCGCAGCGATTTTGGTCGCCTGACCACCTTCGATTCCGCCATCCTGCGCATCGAGACCGACGACGGGCTCGTCGGCTGGGGCGAAGGCAAGAACGCCGCCGGGAGCGCGGGCGAATATGCCGCCCTCGTGCATCTGCTGAACAACGAGGTCGGCCCGAAACTCATCGGCCGCGACGCCGGCGACATCACCGGAACCTGGGAGATGCTCTACAACGGCGCGCGCCACGAGAGCGCGGCGGCGGCCGGCCATGCGATGCCCGGACTGTCGCGGCGCGGCCTCACCGTGGCGGCGATCAGTGCCGTCGACATCGCGCTCTGGGACATTCTGGGAAAATCCCTCGGACAGCCGGTCTGGCAACTGCTCGGCGGGCGCAAGGCCGACAGGCTTCCGGCCTATGCCTCCGGCGGATGGGCCCCGGCCGACGCCATCGGCGACCAACTGAGGTCTTACATCTCCTCGGGCGGGTTCAAGGCGGTTAAGATGCGGGTCGGCGCCATGGACGGCGCACCCCACGTTTCGGCCACCCGGGTCAAGGCGGCACGCGAGGCGCTCGGCCCGGACGTCGAGATCATGGTGGACGCCCACGGCACCTACACGGTCGGCGACGCCAAGCGTTTCATGCACTTGGCGGAAGACTGCGACCTCGCATGGTTCGAGGAGCCGGTCATCGCCGACGACAAGCCGGGAATGGCGGAGGTGCGGGCAGCCTCGACCATCCCCATCGCGGCCGGCGAATCCGAGACCACGCGCTTCGCGTTCCGCGACCTCGCGGTCCACGGCGCCGTCGACATCTTCCAGCCCGATCCGGCCTTCTGCGGCGGCATCACGGAGGCGATGCGCATCGGCGCCATCGCCAGCGCGTTCAATCTGCGCTTCGCCCCACACCTTTGGGCCGGCGCGCCGTGTTTCTTCGCCGGGCTTCACATCTGCGCGGCCTCGCCGGCCAGCTTCATCATCGAATTCTCGCTCGGCGCAAACCCGATGATCCACGATCTGGTGGAGGAAGAGGTTGCGGCACGCGACGGGATGGTGGAAATACCGGATCGTCCGGGGCTCGGCTTCACGATATCTGAGAAGTTTCTGGAGGCTCACATACACCGGGCTTGA
- a CDS encoding sugar phosphate isomerase/epimerase family protein, which translates to MKIGMCMFLWTTSVAQDHRPLLEDLKATGFDGVEVPVFEGQPDDYARLGQMLDQIGLERTAVAAIGDPAMNLISADASERAAGVAQVKWALDCAEALGAKILCGPLHSTLGHFSGEGPTADELRRSVDVQRQIGEHAAARGVTVALEALNRFECYLVNTMDGLSSHIDEIGHPNIRAMYDTFHANIEEKAPVEAFTRNLRNIVHVHISENDRGVPGSGNIPWEETFAAIRASGYDGWLTIEAFGRALKDLAAATKVWRDLAESPQAVYRDGYRHIRAGLDRAA; encoded by the coding sequence ATGAAGATCGGCATGTGCATGTTCCTGTGGACGACCTCCGTCGCGCAGGATCACCGGCCGTTGCTGGAAGACCTGAAGGCGACCGGCTTCGACGGCGTCGAGGTGCCGGTATTCGAGGGACAGCCCGACGACTACGCGCGGCTCGGCCAGATGCTCGACCAGATCGGTCTCGAACGGACGGCGGTGGCTGCGATCGGCGATCCGGCCATGAACCTGATCTCGGCGGACGCTTCCGAGCGGGCGGCGGGCGTGGCGCAGGTGAAATGGGCCCTCGACTGCGCCGAGGCGCTGGGCGCGAAGATCCTGTGCGGCCCGCTGCATTCGACACTCGGGCATTTTTCGGGCGAGGGACCGACTGCGGACGAACTCAGGCGCTCGGTCGACGTGCAGCGGCAGATCGGCGAGCACGCCGCCGCGCGCGGCGTGACGGTGGCGCTCGAAGCGCTGAACCGCTTCGAATGTTATCTCGTCAACACGATGGACGGCCTGTCTTCGCACATCGACGAGATCGGGCACCCGAACATCAGGGCGATGTATGACACCTTTCATGCCAACATCGAGGAGAAGGCACCGGTCGAGGCCTTCACGCGCAACCTGCGCAACATCGTCCACGTCCACATCTCGGAGAACGACCGTGGCGTCCCGGGGTCGGGCAACATTCCGTGGGAGGAGACCTTCGCGGCCATCCGCGCCAGCGGTTATGACGGCTGGCTGACCATCGAGGCGTTCGGACGTGCGCTGAAGGATCTCGCCGCCGCCACCAAGGTCTGGCGCGACCTGGCCGAGAGCCCGCAGGCCGTCTACCGCGACGGCTATCGCCATATCCGCGCGGGTCTGGACCGCGCCGCATGA
- a CDS encoding 2-dehydro-3-deoxygalactonokinase: MTSQSSSETFVAAVDWGTTSLRVWLLDDTGEVLSETRSDQGMAKLSRGEFGAVLERELAALKAPDDLPAMICGMAGARQGWQEVPYLDVPVAADAILQAATPIEVGRPVWIVPGLCQRAPAADVMRGEETQIAGAVARFDGGDSLLCLPGTHSKWVRVKDAAVTGFRTFLTGEMFSLLCDHSILRHSVGSSRRTDGQNPVFRERLRAVLENPAALPSSLFAIRAEGLLGDFPPDDAAAALSGLLIGAEIAGTREQFAGAGTEVILIASGALADLYAVALEEAGMSATVIDAEIAVRAALFEAARFKLRGN, from the coding sequence ATGACATCTCAATCATCTTCCGAAACCTTCGTGGCCGCCGTCGACTGGGGCACCACCAGCCTTCGCGTCTGGCTCCTCGACGATACCGGCGAGGTCCTCTCCGAAACCCGCTCCGACCAGGGGATGGCGAAGCTGTCGCGTGGCGAATTCGGCGCAGTGCTGGAACGGGAGCTCGCCGCCCTCAAGGCACCTGACGACCTGCCGGCGATGATCTGCGGCATGGCGGGCGCGCGGCAGGGCTGGCAGGAAGTTCCCTATCTCGACGTGCCGGTGGCGGCGGACGCGATCTTGCAGGCGGCCACGCCTATCGAGGTAGGGCGGCCGGTCTGGATCGTGCCGGGCCTCTGCCAGCGCGCGCCGGCCGCCGACGTCATGCGCGGCGAGGAGACGCAGATCGCCGGCGCGGTCGCCCGCTTCGATGGCGGCGACTCGCTGTTGTGCCTGCCAGGCACGCATTCCAAATGGGTGCGGGTGAAGGATGCTGCGGTGACCGGCTTCCGGACCTTCCTGACGGGCGAAATGTTCTCGCTTCTATGCGACCACTCGATCCTGCGCCACTCGGTCGGCTCCTCGCGGCGGACGGACGGGCAGAACCCGGTCTTCCGCGAGCGCCTGCGCGCGGTTCTCGAAAACCCCGCCGCGTTGCCGTCCAGCCTGTTCGCGATCCGCGCGGAAGGCCTGCTCGGCGACTTTCCGCCGGACGATGCCGCCGCCGCGCTGTCGGGCCTGCTGATCGGCGCCGAGATCGCCGGGACCCGCGAGCAGTTCGCGGGTGCGGGCACCGAAGTCATCCTCATCGCCTCGGGCGCCCTGGCAGACCTCTACGCGGTTGCGCTGGAGGAGGCGGGGATGTCCGCGACCGTCATCGACGCCGAGATCGCGGTGCGCGCAGCCCTGTTCGAGGCCGCGCGGTTTAAGCTCCGGGGAAATTGA
- a CDS encoding FadR/GntR family transcriptional regulator: MKENNLLPDLAAYLYASSSAESRRTPSERELAEHFAVSRGQIREALAILEAMRIVERRAKSGIFLTTKQASVEAMALFAKAGLPLDPIQIYESVELRKIHEIKAAELACTRATEENFARLREILKTSEDRLAAGEGLAREDRDFHLEIVRATKNSVFYKVCSVYYVMGEQRLPIYFNEPERGRKSHAEHIQIYEALLRRDGNLAQALMSAHLQGAESYWKGIIDGSALSAARAQDDLTVAAK, translated from the coding sequence ATGAAAGAAAACAACCTGCTGCCGGATCTGGCGGCCTACCTCTATGCCTCGTCGAGTGCCGAGAGCCGGCGTACGCCCTCGGAGCGGGAACTCGCCGAGCATTTCGCCGTCAGCCGGGGGCAGATCCGCGAGGCGCTCGCCATCCTCGAAGCCATGCGCATCGTCGAGCGCCGCGCCAAGTCGGGCATCTTCCTCACCACCAAGCAGGCGAGCGTGGAGGCGATGGCGCTCTTCGCCAAGGCCGGCTTGCCGCTCGATCCGATCCAGATCTACGAATCGGTGGAACTGAGGAAGATCCACGAGATCAAGGCCGCCGAGCTCGCCTGCACGCGGGCGACGGAGGAGAACTTCGCAAGGCTGCGTGAAATCCTGAAGACGTCGGAGGACAGGCTCGCGGCCGGCGAAGGGCTCGCCCGCGAGGACCGCGATTTCCATCTCGAGATCGTACGCGCGACCAAGAACAGCGTCTTCTACAAGGTTTGCAGCGTCTACTACGTCATGGGCGAGCAGCGCCTCCCGATCTATTTCAACGAACCCGAGCGCGGCCGCAAATCGCATGCCGAGCACATCCAGATCTACGAGGCGCTGCTGCGCCGCGACGGCAACCTGGCGCAGGCGCTGATGAGCGCGCACCTGCAAGGCGCCGAGAGCTACTGGAAGGGCATCATAGACGGCTCCGCCCTCTCCGCCGCGCGGGCCCAGGACGACCTGACGGTCGCCGCGAAATGA
- a CDS encoding Gfo/Idh/MocA family protein, which yields MVSGKQIETGAGPIRLGMVGGGQGAFIGGVHRIAARIDGEYALVAGALSSDAERARASAAELGLDPERSYGSFEEMAKAESKRDDGIEAVAIVTPNHMHWPAAKVFLEAGIHVICDKPLTSNLGDAKKLAKLVEKSGKLFVLTHNYTGYPMVRQARELIASGKLGDIRVVQAEYPQDWLTERLEASGQKQAAWRTDPKQSGVGGATGDIGTHAYNLARFVTGLELDSLSADLTAFVDGRPLDDNAHVMLRFKGGAKGMLWASQVAPGNENALKLRVYGTKGGLEWEQEQPNHLWFTPFGQPKQLITRGGAGAGAAAGRVSRTPSGHPEGYLEGFANIYAEAARAIRAARKKGGKLAKDVVFPTVTDGVEGVAFVEACVKSSAKNAAWTKL from the coding sequence ATGGTCAGCGGAAAGCAGATCGAGACGGGTGCCGGGCCGATCCGGCTGGGAATGGTCGGCGGCGGGCAGGGCGCCTTCATCGGCGGCGTGCATCGCATCGCGGCACGCATCGACGGCGAGTATGCGCTGGTTGCTGGGGCACTGTCGTCGGACGCCGAGCGTGCAAGGGCGTCGGCCGCCGAACTCGGCCTCGACCCGGAGCGCAGCTACGGGTCCTTCGAGGAAATGGCGAAGGCCGAATCCAAACGCGATGACGGCATCGAGGCGGTGGCGATCGTCACGCCCAACCACATGCACTGGCCGGCGGCTAAGGTTTTCCTGGAGGCAGGCATCCACGTCATCTGCGACAAGCCTCTGACGTCCAACCTGGGCGACGCGAAGAAACTGGCGAAGCTCGTGGAAAAGAGCGGCAAGCTGTTCGTGCTCACCCACAATTACACCGGCTATCCGATGGTACGGCAGGCGCGCGAGCTGATCGCCAGCGGCAAGCTCGGGGACATCCGGGTGGTGCAGGCGGAGTATCCGCAGGACTGGCTGACCGAGCGGCTGGAGGCCAGCGGCCAGAAGCAGGCCGCCTGGCGCACCGACCCCAAGCAGTCTGGCGTTGGTGGCGCCACCGGCGACATCGGCACCCATGCCTACAATCTCGCCCGATTCGTCACGGGCCTGGAACTCGACAGCCTGTCGGCCGACCTGACCGCCTTCGTCGACGGCCGTCCGCTCGACGACAACGCCCACGTGATGCTGCGCTTCAAGGGCGGGGCAAAAGGCATGCTGTGGGCGAGCCAGGTGGCGCCCGGCAACGAGAACGCGCTCAAGCTTCGCGTTTATGGCACCAAAGGCGGGCTGGAGTGGGAGCAGGAGCAGCCGAACCATCTCTGGTTCACGCCGTTCGGCCAGCCCAAGCAGCTGATCACGCGTGGCGGGGCAGGGGCGGGCGCTGCCGCGGGTCGCGTCAGCCGCACGCCGTCCGGGCATCCGGAGGGATATCTGGAGGGCTTCGCCAACATCTACGCCGAAGCCGCCCGTGCGATCCGCGCGGCAAGGAAGAAGGGAGGCAAGCTCGCCAAGGACGTGGTCTTCCCGACCGTCACCGACGGCGTCGAGGGTGTCGCCTTCGTGGAGGCCTGCGTGAAGTCGTCAGCCAAGAACGCGGCCTGGACCAAGCTCTAG
- a CDS encoding ABC transporter ATP-binding protein, with protein sequence MSHIELRNITKVFGAKSALKNLDLEIEDGQFFVLLGETGAGKTTTLRIVAGLDKPTQGTVLIDGVDVGEWGAAERDVALVLQQYSLYPRYTVRENLEFPLKSKIRRVEAGEIASRVERVAKTLRIQHLLDRKTDRLSGGEMQRVSIGRAIVRKPRVFLMDEPLSALDAKLRESLRTELKNLQMELGATFLFVTHDQIEAMSMGDRIGVLNNGRLVQTGTPHEIYNRPHNTFVARAVGSPPMNLLDGDLADGQAVMAPSGTAFPVSGRVSGQVNGSAGKPLIFGIRPEDIRLESGGPGEATVHDIEDHGVEKILTLHAGETTLKATVPAREQVRIEEVVRFGWDADKVVLFDRASGRNLAVG encoded by the coding sequence ATGTCGCATATCGAACTCAGGAACATCACGAAGGTCTTCGGCGCCAAGTCGGCGCTGAAGAACCTGGATCTGGAGATCGAGGACGGACAGTTCTTCGTTCTTCTCGGCGAGACGGGGGCCGGCAAGACCACCACGCTGCGCATCGTGGCGGGGCTGGACAAGCCGACGCAGGGCACGGTGCTGATCGACGGCGTCGACGTCGGCGAATGGGGCGCGGCCGAACGCGACGTGGCGCTCGTGCTGCAGCAGTATTCGCTCTACCCGCGCTACACCGTGCGCGAGAACCTGGAATTCCCGCTCAAGTCCAAGATCCGACGCGTCGAGGCGGGCGAGATCGCGTCGCGCGTGGAGCGTGTCGCCAAGACACTGCGCATCCAGCACCTGCTCGACCGCAAGACCGACCGGCTGTCGGGCGGCGAGATGCAGCGCGTCTCGATCGGTCGCGCCATCGTGCGCAAGCCGCGCGTCTTCCTGATGGACGAACCGCTCTCGGCACTCGACGCCAAGCTGCGCGAATCGCTGCGGACCGAACTGAAGAACCTTCAGATGGAACTCGGCGCGACCTTCCTGTTCGTCACGCACGACCAGATCGAGGCGATGTCGATGGGCGACCGGATTGGCGTCCTGAACAATGGGCGGCTGGTGCAGACCGGCACGCCGCACGAAATCTACAACCGGCCGCACAACACCTTCGTCGCGCGCGCTGTCGGCTCTCCGCCCATGAATCTCCTGGACGGCGACCTCGCGGACGGCCAGGCCGTGATGGCACCCTCGGGGACGGCATTTCCCGTCAGCGGCCGCGTCTCCGGACAGGTGAACGGCAGCGCGGGAAAGCCGCTGATCTTCGGCATCAGGCCCGAGGACATCAGGCTCGAGAGCGGCGGTCCGGGCGAGGCGACCGTCCACGACATCGAGGACCACGGCGTGGAAAAGATCCTCACGCTGCACGCCGGCGAGACGACGCTGAAGGCGACGGTCCCGGCGCGCGAGCAGGTGCGCATCGAAGAGGTCGTCCGCTTCGGCTGGGACGCCGACAAGGTGGTGCTCTTCGACCGCGCGAGCGGGCGCAACCTGGCGGTCGGTTAA
- a CDS encoding sugar phosphate isomerase/epimerase family protein — MPTRIKGPAIFLAQFAGDAEPFNSLPSIAKWAAGHGYKGVQIPTWDGRLFDLKKAAESKDYCDEMKGVCADAGVEITELSTHLQGQLVAVHPAYDAQFDGFAPAEVHNNPKARQQWAVEQMMLAAKASRNLGLDVSVSFTGALAFPYLYPWPQRPEGLIDEAFSELARRWKPILDAYEDVGVDVGYEIHPGEDVFDGATFEMFLEKLGGHKRCTINYDPSHFVLQQLDYLAFIDIYHERISAFHVKDAEFNPTGRQGVYSGYQGWVDRAGRFRSLGDGQVDFSGIFSKLTGYNYDSWAVLEWECCLKHPEQGAAEGAPFIAHHIIDVTEKAFDDFAGGTTDRAALRKMMGIE, encoded by the coding sequence ATGCCGACGCGGATCAAGGGACCTGCGATCTTTCTCGCCCAGTTCGCGGGCGATGCCGAGCCGTTCAATTCGCTGCCGTCGATAGCCAAATGGGCGGCGGGGCACGGCTACAAGGGTGTCCAGATTCCGACCTGGGACGGGCGGCTGTTCGACCTGAAGAAGGCGGCCGAATCGAAGGATTACTGCGATGAGATGAAGGGCGTCTGCGCCGACGCGGGCGTCGAGATAACGGAGCTGTCGACCCACCTGCAGGGCCAGCTCGTCGCCGTGCATCCGGCCTACGACGCCCAGTTCGACGGCTTCGCGCCGGCAGAGGTCCACAACAATCCGAAGGCGCGCCAGCAATGGGCGGTCGAGCAAATGATGCTGGCGGCGAAGGCGTCTCGCAATCTCGGCCTCGACGTCTCCGTCTCCTTCACGGGCGCGCTGGCTTTCCCCTATCTCTATCCCTGGCCGCAACGCCCCGAGGGGCTCATCGACGAGGCGTTCTCGGAACTCGCTCGCCGCTGGAAGCCGATCCTCGACGCCTACGAGGATGTCGGCGTCGATGTCGGCTACGAGATCCATCCCGGCGAGGACGTCTTCGACGGGGCGACCTTCGAGATGTTCCTGGAAAAGCTCGGCGGCCACAAGCGTTGCACGATCAACTACGATCCCTCGCACTTCGTGCTTCAGCAGCTCGACTACCTGGCCTTCATCGACATCTACCACGAGCGCATCTCGGCCTTCCACGTGAAGGATGCGGAATTCAATCCGACCGGCCGGCAGGGCGTCTATTCGGGCTACCAGGGTTGGGTCGACCGCGCCGGCCGCTTCCGCTCGCTCGGCGACGGGCAGGTCGATTTCTCAGGCATCTTCTCCAAGCTTACCGGCTACAACTACGACAGCTGGGCGGTGCTCGAATGGGAGTGCTGCCTCAAGCATCCGGAGCAGGGTGCGGCCGAGGGCGCGCCCTTCATCGCGCATCACATCATCGACGTGACGGAAAAGGCCTTCGACGATTTCGCCGGGGGCACCACGGACCGCGCGGCGCTGAGAAAGATGATGGGAATCGAATAG
- a CDS encoding sugar phosphate isomerase/epimerase family protein gives MHLSTHNWMRAEPLETTLRRIKKFGYESIEISGEPEQYKTAETRALLKEHGIRCWGSVTLMLGERNLAAKDQGQRERSVQYVKDVLTMVSELDGEIITLVPATVGKVVPDGTEEEEWGWVVDATRECFSHAKKVGVRVAVEPLNRFETYLFNRGEQALALADAVSPECGVCLDAYHIHMEEFDVEEAIRKAGKRLFDFHVADNNRFAAGLGTIDWKKLVGILKDIGYDGALTNEFVAPVDRTPANRYPEMVERNPVDISPEQLKFIQDHGSSVLTEKFYTDQMRITAETLLPLMK, from the coding sequence ATGCATCTTTCGACACACAACTGGATGCGCGCCGAACCGCTGGAAACCACGCTCAGGCGGATCAAGAAGTTCGGCTACGAGTCGATCGAGATTTCGGGCGAACCGGAACAGTACAAGACGGCCGAGACGCGCGCGCTTCTGAAGGAGCACGGCATCCGCTGCTGGGGTTCCGTCACGCTGATGCTCGGCGAGCGCAACCTCGCCGCAAAGGATCAGGGCCAGCGCGAGCGTTCGGTGCAGTACGTCAAGGACGTGCTCACCATGGTCAGCGAACTGGACGGCGAGATTATCACGCTGGTCCCCGCGACTGTCGGCAAGGTGGTGCCGGACGGCACCGAGGAGGAGGAGTGGGGATGGGTGGTCGATGCCACCCGCGAATGCTTCAGCCACGCAAAGAAAGTCGGCGTCCGCGTCGCGGTCGAACCGCTGAACCGCTTCGAGACCTACCTCTTCAATCGTGGCGAACAGGCGCTGGCGCTGGCCGACGCGGTCTCGCCCGAATGCGGCGTGTGCCTCGATGCCTATCACATCCACATGGAGGAGTTCGACGTCGAGGAGGCCATCCGCAAGGCCGGCAAGCGGCTGTTCGACTTCCACGTCGCCGACAACAACCGCTTCGCCGCAGGACTCGGCACCATCGACTGGAAGAAGCTCGTGGGTATCCTCAAGGACATCGGATACGACGGAGCGCTGACCAACGAGTTCGTCGCCCCTGTCGACCGCACGCCCGCCAACCGCTACCCCGAGATGGTCGAGCGCAACCCGGTCGACATCTCGCCCGAACAGCTGAAGTTCATCCAGGACCACGGCTCCTCGGTGCTGACCGAAAAGTTCTACACCGACCAGATGCGCATCACGGCGGAAACGCTTCTGCCGCTGATGAAGTAA
- a CDS encoding FadR/GntR family transcriptional regulator — MLKSAISGQFVRNSHSHVVNELGKSIVSGAYKPGTVLPGDAELAARFDVSRTVLREAMKTLTAKGLVVPKARIGTRVTQRTTWNLFDADVLNWHLDSGVDRTFLNHLSEMRLAFEPFAARLACVKASRPEVDALYACAEAMLRADSVETFALADLEFHIALLDASRNPFMYSVGNLIEAALVTSFRMSSPFGQPDRHMKSAENHRLIVDAISSGDADAAAKAVEVVIVEGRERVGATVSAASV; from the coding sequence GTGCTGAAGTCAGCCATCTCGGGCCAGTTCGTCAGGAACAGCCACTCCCACGTGGTGAACGAGCTCGGGAAGTCCATCGTCAGCGGCGCCTACAAGCCGGGCACCGTGCTGCCGGGCGACGCCGAACTGGCCGCACGTTTCGACGTGTCGCGCACCGTCCTGCGGGAGGCGATGAAGACGCTGACGGCCAAGGGGCTTGTCGTCCCAAAGGCCCGCATCGGAACGCGCGTGACGCAGCGCACCACCTGGAACCTGTTCGATGCCGACGTGCTCAACTGGCACCTCGACAGCGGCGTCGACCGCACCTTCCTCAATCACCTGTCGGAAATGCGCCTGGCGTTCGAGCCGTTCGCAGCGAGGCTGGCCTGCGTCAAGGCCTCGCGGCCGGAGGTCGACGCCCTCTACGCGTGCGCGGAGGCGATGCTGCGGGCCGATTCCGTCGAGACCTTCGCGCTCGCCGACCTCGAGTTCCACATCGCCCTGCTCGACGCGTCCCGCAATCCCTTCATGTATTCGGTCGGAAACCTAATCGAGGCGGCCCTGGTGACCAGTTTCCGGATGAGTTCGCCCTTCGGACAGCCGGACCGGCACATGAAAAGCGCCGAGAATCACCGCCTGATCGTCGACGCCATCAGCAGCGGCGATGCCGACGCCGCGGCGAAGGCGGTGGAAGTGGTTATCGTGGAAGGCAGGGAGCGGGTCGGCGCGACGGTTTCGGCCGCATCGGTTTAG
- a CDS encoding DJ-1/PfpI family protein yields MPGKKILMLTGEFTEEYEIFVFQQAMEAVGHTVHVVCPDKNAGDKIQTSLHDFEGHQTYTEKYGHLADINKTFSEAERQLDQYHAVYCAGGRGPEYIRTDKRVQAMVRHFHEAQKPIFTICHGVQILVAVDGVVRGKKVGALGACEPEVQLAGGTYIDLSPTEAYVDGTMVSAKGWTALAAFIRECLKVLGTEIRHS; encoded by the coding sequence ATGCCTGGCAAGAAGATACTGATGCTGACCGGCGAATTCACCGAGGAATACGAGATTTTCGTGTTCCAGCAGGCGATGGAGGCGGTCGGCCATACGGTCCACGTGGTGTGCCCGGACAAGAACGCGGGCGACAAGATCCAGACCTCGCTGCACGATTTCGAGGGGCACCAGACCTACACCGAGAAGTACGGCCACCTCGCCGACATCAACAAGACCTTCTCGGAGGCCGAGCGGCAGCTCGACCAGTACCACGCCGTCTATTGCGCCGGCGGCCGCGGGCCGGAGTACATCCGCACCGACAAGCGCGTGCAGGCGATGGTGCGGCATTTCCACGAGGCGCAGAAGCCGATCTTCACCATCTGCCACGGCGTGCAGATCCTGGTCGCGGTCGACGGTGTGGTACGCGGCAAGAAGGTCGGGGCACTGGGCGCCTGCGAACCCGAGGTTCAGCTCGCGGGCGGAACCTACATCGACCTGTCGCCGACCGAAGCCTATGTCGATGGCACGATGGTATCGGCCAAGGGCTGGACCGCGCTCGCGGCCTTCATCCGCGAATGCCTCAAGGTGCTGGGCACCGAAATCCGCCACAGCTGA
- a CDS encoding hydroxyacid dehydrogenase: MTGPASPPTIFSTNDIHPRAVEHLASAAEFVVASSPTREAILAEAGSADVIIVRAPLPPELFDAAPRLRAAVRHGAGLDMIPIEEATRAGVLVANVPAVNAPTVAEHVVMAILALLRRFRMVDRDLRGDGWFAGRSHADHGHDLSGRRLGIVGMGNVGRAVHRMAQGFGLSVTATTRTPGNLPDGVASADLETLLETSDVVVLCCPLTPQTRGLISRERIARMKPGALLVNVSRGAVVDEAALIETLRNGHLGGAALDVFSDQPLDPQSPLFSFDNVILTPHMAGITEESMQRMGEGAAREALRVLSGELPENLRNPEAVARYRERFPAG; this comes from the coding sequence ATGACCGGTCCGGCCAGCCCCCCGACGATCTTCTCCACCAACGACATCCACCCCCGGGCAGTCGAGCATCTCGCCTCGGCGGCCGAATTCGTGGTCGCAAGCAGCCCCACGCGCGAAGCGATACTCGCGGAGGCGGGCTCCGCAGATGTGATCATCGTGCGTGCGCCGCTGCCGCCGGAGCTTTTCGACGCCGCGCCGCGGCTGCGCGCCGCGGTTCGCCACGGCGCCGGGCTCGACATGATCCCGATCGAGGAGGCCACGCGCGCCGGCGTGCTGGTGGCCAACGTGCCGGCCGTCAACGCGCCGACGGTCGCCGAGCACGTCGTCATGGCGATCCTCGCCCTTTTGCGACGTTTCCGGATGGTCGACCGGGACCTGCGCGGAGACGGCTGGTTCGCGGGCCGCTCGCATGCGGATCACGGCCACGATCTCTCTGGCCGACGGCTCGGCATCGTCGGGATGGGAAATGTCGGCCGCGCGGTCCATCGCATGGCGCAAGGGTTCGGGCTTTCGGTGACGGCGACGACCCGCACCCCGGGTAATCTTCCCGATGGCGTGGCGTCGGCAGACCTCGAAACACTGCTCGAAACCAGCGACGTCGTCGTGCTCTGCTGCCCCCTCACCCCGCAGACCAGAGGCCTTATCTCGCGCGAGCGGATCGCGCGAATGAAACCCGGCGCGCTGCTCGTCAACGTCTCGCGAGGCGCGGTGGTGGACGAGGCCGCGCTCATCGAGACGCTGCGGAACGGTCATCTCGGCGGCGCGGCGCTCGACGTCTTCTCCGACCAGCCGCTCGATCCGCAAAGCCCGCTGTTCTCGTTCGACAACGTGATCCTGACGCCGCACATGGCCGGCATCACGGAGGAGAGCATGCAGCGCATGGGCGAAGGTGCCGCGCGCGAAGCGCTGCGCGTGCTGTCGGGCGAATTGCCGGAGAATTTGCGCAATCCGGAGGCTGTCGCACGCTACCGGGAACGCTTCCCGGCCGGTTGA